In one window of Notolabrus celidotus isolate fNotCel1 chromosome 15, fNotCel1.pri, whole genome shotgun sequence DNA:
- the pigr gene encoding polymeric immunoglobulin receptor: protein MPELCICALSLLLWIPAILCGVTTEGEYSVLEGQSVVIACHYEPQYEHYVKYWCRGTTREFCTSLARTDDIGSSNPDKDRVRISDDLDQLVFTVTMQDVKKGDTGWYICGVEIGSIWSADVVTFSNIRVLDGMSVVNSQVTGEEGRSVTVECLYSESYRESRKKWCRSGDWSSCRLIDAGESYEDASVAISDDRTRTYTVTLKKLQLKDTGWYTCAAGKHKMSIQVLVTPRPRDVVTVTSTPAPAPSQCNVYVPPKLSIKESSQSHHLVSWLVCSAVVLLLGIAIFGRKMWKVRKQEPVMGYRRVIKAGVNKYPVPDVGDQQDTTVVFLTRDNKRDDAFLY, encoded by the exons ATGCCGGAGCTCTGCATATGTGCCCTCAGCCTGTTATTATGGATCCCAG CTATCCTGTGCGGGGTAACCACTGAGGGAGAGTATTCAGTCCTGGAGGGTCAAAGTGTTGTGATCGCGTGTCACTATGAGCCTCAGTATGAACACTATGTCAAATACTGGTGTCGGGGTACAACAAGGGAGTTCTGTACCAGCTTGGCTCGGACAGATGATATCGGTTCATCCAATCCAGACAAGGATAGAGTGAGAATTTCTGACGACCTGGACCAGCTGGTGTTTACCGTGACCATGCAGGATGTGAAGAAGGGGGACACAGGGTGGTACATATGTGGCGTGGAGATAGGAAGCATATGGAGTGCTGATGTTGTCACTTTCTCTAACATCAGGGTCCTTGATG GGATGTCAGTGGTGAACAGCCAGGTGACAGGGGAAGAAGGGAGAAGTGTCACAGTTGAATGCCTCTACAGTGAGAGCTACAG AGAAAGTAGAAAGAAGTGGTGTCGGAGCGGAGACTGGAGCTCCTGTCGGCTGATAGATGCTGGAGAGAGCTACGAAGACGCTTCAGTGGCCATCAGTGATGACAGAACTAGGACTTACACTGTAACCCtgaagaagctgcagctgaAAGATACCGGCTGGTATACGTgtgctgcaggaaaacacaaGATGTCCATACAAGTGCTGGTCACACCTCGGCCCAGAGACG TGGTGACCGTGACATCCACACCTGCACCTGCACCAAGTCAGTGTAATGTCTACGTGCCTCCCAAACTCTCCATCAAGGAGTCCAGTCAAAG TCACCACTTGGTTTCCTGGCTGGTGTGCTCTGCTGTGGTTCTCCTCCTTGGAATAGCCATATTTGGGAGGAAGATGTGGAAAGTGCGCA AGCAGGAACCTGTGATGGGATACCGCAGGGTCATCAAAGCAGGGGTAAAT AAATACCCAGTACCGGACGTAGGTGACCAGCAAGACACAACAGTCGTTTTCCTAACCAGGGATAATAAGAGGGACGACGCATTTCTGTACTGA